Genomic DNA from Catellatospora sp. TT07R-123:
TCGCCGTCGCCGCGCTCGTCGCGGCGACGGCGACGACCGGGCTTCCGGCGTCGGCCGCGCCCGAGCGGCCGACGCTGAAGTCCCTGCGGCTGTGCGACGCCACCGCCTGCTACCTCGCCTGGCGCGCCGTCGACTCGGACGGCGACGGGGCCTGCGACGCGGACGAGATCGTGGCCGGCACCGATCCCTACGACGCGCGCAGCTACCCGGGAATGTCGCTGCTGGTGGAACTCACCGCCGCCCGCAAGCTGCCGTCCTTCGAAACCGGCCAGGGCACGTTCGCCGTCATCCCGGCCGACGTGCTCAACGCGTGGGCGAAGGACGGCCGGTCCACTGACGGCGTGTTCGCGTACGCCAAGCGCGCCGACGCCCTGGCCCGGATGGGGGTCAGCGCCGAGCTGCTCGCCGAGTGGGGCCTCGACCCGTTCCGGGGCCTCACCGTCGGCCTGGGCGCCACGGCCAAGGAGGGCCAGGTCGCGCCGATCGGGGTCGGGACGCTGGCCGTGATCCGGGCCGCGACCGGCTTCGGCCAGCCGTACGGTGCATCCACGGTGACGGCGGTCAAGGGTGACGACGGGCTGCCCGCACAGCTCATCGCCTACGCCAACGGCGTGAAGGGCATCGCCACCTACTCCGCCGGGGCCGGGAACATCTCCTTCGCCGACGGCGCGGGGGTGCACATCGGCGGCAAGTCCACCGTCAACGGCAAGGACGCCGACGGCAACCCGATGACGACCGAGACGGTCACCGACTCCGACGGGCGGATCGAATCCGTCGTGCGGACCACCCGCACCGACGGCGGCGGCTGGTCGCAGACCTACACCGAATCCGTCGAGTACAACCGGGACGACACGGGCAAGCTCACCGGCGTCACCATCACCCGCGTCACGACCACCTTCACGCAGTACGGCTCCGGCACCGGGCGCACCGTGCACCAGTGTGACGCGAGCGGCGGGAACTGCCAGGACGTCACGTACCCGGCGCGCGGCGGCGGCAACGGCCACGAGGACACCCCGAGCGGCGACCACGGCGGTGCGAGCCACGGACCGTCGGAGGGCGCCGAACCCGCCGAGCCGAGCAACGACGATCCCGAAGGCCACGGGGACAGCCACGACCCGGACGACCCGAACGACAACGGGCCCATCCACCACAGCCCCGACGAGGACGGCTACATCGAGTCCGACTACGCCGGTCCCGCCTTCATCAGCCAGGAGCAGGTCGGCCAGACGCTGCGCCTGCGCGGGGCGGCCGTCAACGTCGTCGAGGGCTGGCGGTCGCCGGGCCTCGACCGGGACCCGCAGTTCCCCAACCTCGGCGCGATCATGCTGGTCACCGGCGACGACGACGTGTTCACGGTGATCACCGAGCCCGACCGGGTCACCTCGGCGCAGCCCGAGGGACGGCCCGACCTGCCGCAGCCCGGCCTGCCGGGCGGCAGCATCCCGTCGGGCGGGTGCGAGCACTGCTACGGCGGTTGATCCGACGTCGGCGGCGCGGGCCGGTCCCGCGCCGCCGACGGTTGTCCAGCCGCGGATCCGGCCGTGGTGGTCCGGGCCTAGCCGCGCGGGCCGCCGTGGCGGATCTGCTGCTCGGCGGTGAGGAGCTTGTCCGCCTCCACGATGTGGTTGACCGCCTCCTCCACGTCGTCGGTGACCAGCAGCAGGTCCAGGTCCGCGGCGTCGATCTTGCCGGTGCCCAGCATCCGCTCGCGCATCCAGGCCAGCAGGCCGCTCCAGTAGTCCACGCCCATCATCACGACCGGGAACCGGGTGACCTTCTCGGTCTGCACCAGTGTCAGCGCCTCGAACAGCTCGTCCATCGTGCCCATGCCGCCGGGCAGCACCACGAACGCCTGGGCGTACTTGACGAACATGGTCTTGCGGACGAAGAAGTAGCGGAAGTCGATGCCGATGTCGACCCACTCGTTGATGCCCTGCTCGAACGGCAGCTCGATGCCGAGCCCGACCGACAGGCCGCCCGCCTCGGTGCAACCCCGGTTCGCGGCTTCCATCACCCCGGGACCGCCGCCGGTGATCACGGCGTATCCGGCGCGGGCCAGGGCGGCGCCCAGCCGCTCGGCCAACCGGCACTCCGGCGACTCCGGGGCGCTGCGGGCCGAGCCGAAGACGCTCACCGCGGGCGGCAGGTCGCTGAGGGTGTCGAAGCCCTCGACGAACTCGCTCAGGATGCGCAGGGTCCGCCACGAGTCGCGGACCTTCCAATCCGGACGCCCGACGGAGTCGAGCAGGGCCTGGTCCGCCGTGCCGGTGGAGATCGCTTCGCGGCGCAGGGTCACCGAGCCCCGGTGCCGCGCGGGCCGGGAATTGCCGTTCGTCATCCCATCACCGTAGTCCGCCCGGATCGTTGCACGGAGGAACCGGGGGTGTCCCCCGGGAAGAAATCGGGGCCGGACACCGATTTCAAGGTTTGGCGCACCACTACACCGGGGTAGTGGAACCGCCCGTGGCACGTACCGCCGGGCAGTGGCCCGGCTCCGGCGTAATTCCCTGCGAATCAGCGCAACCGTGCGCCATGCTTTGGCGTCAGGAATGTCAGACGAACAGGGTTGAATCGAAGCCGACGAGGGAGGCGATCACCGTGATGACCCGCTCCGAGATGCTCCGCCAGCGCCAGGCGATGCGCCAGCGCATCCGCGCCACCGTGCACGCCCGCCGGATCGCCCAGGTGACCGGCCAGTTCGAGACCGACCAGGCCGAGGAGACCGCCGCCGCGCGCTGACGCGGCACCCGGTCAGCCCACCAGCCAGCGGCGCAGCAGCGCCGCGCCCTGCTCGATCTTCTCCAGTTCCACGTGCTCGTCGCGCTTGTGCGCCAGGTTGGGGTCGCCCGGCCCGTAGTTCAGGGCCGGGATGCCCAGCTCCGCGAAGCGTGCCACGTCCGTCCAGCCCAGCTTCGCCGCGGGTGCCGCCCCGGTGGCGGCCAGGAACTGCGCGGCGGGCGGCGCGTCCAGCCCCGGCAGGGCACCGGGCGCGAAATCCGTGATCTCGACGTCGTACCCGGTGAAGACCTCGCGCAGGTGCGCCTCGGCCTGCGCGACGCTGCGGTCGGGTGCGAACCGGAAGTTGACCTCGATCTCGCACTCGTCCGGGATGACGTTGCCCGCGACCCCGCCGGAGATGCGCACCGCGTTCAGCCCCTCGCGGTAGCGGCAGCCGTCGATCAGGACCTCGCGCGCCTCGTACGCCGAAAGCCGCCGCAGCGCCTCGCCCGCCTTGTGGATCGCGTTGTCGCCCAGCCACGAGCGCGCCGCGTGCGCCCGCACGCCGTGGGTGCGCACCTTCGCCCGCATGGTCCCCTGGCAGCCCGCCTCGACGATGCCGTACGTCGGCTCCAGCAGGATCGCGAAGTCGGCCGTCAGCAGCTCGGGCCGCTCCTGGGCCACGATGCGCAGCCCGTTGCGCACCGCCTCGACCTCCTCGCACTCGTAGAAGAAGTACGTGACGTCGTAGCGGGGCTCGGCCACCGTCGCGGCCAGGTGCAGCGCCAGCGCGGTGCCACTCTTCATGTCGGACGTGCCGCAGCCCCACATGATCTTCTCGTCCATGGTGGACGGGAAGTTGTCGGCGATCGGCACCGTGTCCAGGTGCCCGGCGAGCACGACCCGCTGCTCGCGCCCGAGCTCGGTCCGCGCGATCACGGTGTGGCCGATCCGGTCCACCCGCAGGTGGGCGCGCTCGCGCAGCACCTCCTCGACCGCGTCGGCGATCTCCTTCTCATTGCCCGAGACGGACTCGATGTCGACCAGGGCACGGGTCAGCGCGATGGGATCGACGAGCACCTGCGGCGTCAGCGGGTTCGGCATACGGGTAGCCTAGGGCACCGTGAGCAGCACACGTCTCGACCAGCCCGCCTGGGGCTTCGGCCTCGCCACCGTCAGCGGCGAGCAGACCCTCGAAGTGTGGTTCCCGGCCGGTCAGCTCGGCCTGGGCACCCCGACAGCGTCCGCGCCGGACCTGAAGGCCGCCGAGCCGGCCCTGCCCGGCCTGCGCACGGTCCCGGTCGCCGTGTCGATCGCGTCGCTGGCCGACGCGCCCGCCGACACCGCCGACGCCTACCTGCGCCTGCACCTGCTGTCGCACCGGATCGTCCGGCCGCACCAGGCCAACCTGGACGGCGTGTTCGGCCTGCTGCCCAACAACGCCTGGACCTCCGCCGGGGTGTGCCCGCCCGAGCGCGTCGACGAGCTGCGCCTGATCGAGCGCGCCGCAGGCCGCCACCTGGCCGTGTACGGCGTGGACAAGTTCCCGCGGATGACCGACTACGTCGTGCCCGCGGGCGTGCGCATCGCCGACGCCGACCGGGTCCGCCTGGGCGCGCACCTCTCGGCGGGCACCACGGTCATGCAGAAGGGCTTCGTCAACTTCAACGCCGGGACGCTGGGCACCTCCATGGTCGAGGGCAGCATCTCGGCCGGGGTCGTGGTCGGCGAGGGCGCCGACATCGGCGCGGGCGCCTCGATCATGGGCACCCTGTCCGGCGGCGGCAAAGAGGTCATCTCCGTCGGGCAGCGCAGCCTGGTCGGCGCGAACGCGGGCATCGGCATCTCGCTGGGCGACGACTGCGTCGTCGAGGCGGGCTGCTACGTCACCGCGGGCAGCAAGGTCCTGCTCGTCGAGACCGGCGAGACGGTCAAGGCGCTGACCCTGTCGGGCGCCTCGAACGTGCTGTTCCTGCGCAACTCGGTGACCGGCGCGATCGAGGCCCGGCCGCGCACCGGCACGGGCATCGTCCTCAACGCCGCCCTGCACGCCAACGACTGAACCTGAGGAACTGATCCAGGAGGCACCAGCGTGGACCCGCGACGGATAGCCGGGCTGCTCGACGCGCCCGGCTGCCGTCGCAGGCTGGCCGTGGACGTGTCCGGGGTCGAGCCCGCGGTGCTGGCCGAGGCCGTCGGGGCGCCCGAGGGCGGGCAGAGCCCGTACGCGCGCGAGCGGGACGGCACCTTCGCGCAGCTGGCCCTGGCCCGGCTGCCCGAGCTGGTCCTGCGCCACCTGGGCGTGCCGGCCGAGGCCGTGGTCGAGACGGACGAGCTGCCCGGCGGGGTCGGCCTGTGGTCGTGGCGGGCGCCGAAGCTGCGGCTGGGCGACGTGGACGTCACCGTCGACCGGGTGCTGCTGGCCGGGGACGGGACGCGGCTGCATCCGGTGGAGATCAGGTCGTACGCCTGCCTGGACGGCCACGCCGATCCCACCAAGGTGGCGGGCACCGCCCGCGAGCTCGCCGTCACCGTGGCCGCGCTGCGGCAGGCCGCCGACGACCCGGCGCAGGTCAGCACCACCTCGCTGCTGGTGCTGCCACGCAACTTCGGCCTCAACCCGGTCGGCACGACGCTGGACGTGGCGCCGCAGCTGCGGCGGCTGCGCTGGGTGCTCGACCGGCTGGTCTCCGGCGCCGACCGGCTCGCCCCGGACCTGGCCGGGGCACAGCTCGTCGACGCGCTGGGGCAGGTCCCGGCCCGGTTCGGCGACGGGTGCCCGAGCTGCGCGGTGTACCCGTACTGCCGGGGCGACGCCGAGCAGTCCGGTGCCGCCGCCCGCGCCGGGGCGACCGTGGCGAACCTGTGCGGCCCGGTCGGGGTGGCCGCCGACGCGCTGGCGCTGGCCCACGGCGAGCGCCCGCCCGGCGACGAGACGGAGCAGGCCATCGCCGCCGAACTGTCCCGCGCGGCCCATGCGTACGGCCAGGCCGTCACCCGGGCCCGCGAGTCGGCATGAGCCTGGACGTCTACCAGCGCCTGCTGGCACTCCAGCAGCGCCGTGCCGTGCCAGCCGCCTCCCGGGCGCACCGCCACCTGTCGCCCCGGCCGTGGGTGCTGGTCGGCTACCACCTGGCCGGTGAGCCGTCGGCGCCGGTCGCGATCCGGTACGGCTCCTTCCGCGGCCAGCCGAAACTGCTCGTCGTCGCCGAGCCCCGCGACCGCGACCAGCGCTTCGCCGCGCTCGGGGCGCTGGCCCGGGACCTGGCCACCTACCTGAGCCGCTACACCGAGACCGAGCCGGTGGTGCGGGTCGGCAACGGCCGCGAGCTGGACGTCGATCACTGCTGCACCGACGCGCCGCAGCTGGTGGTGCCGAACGAGGCCACCGCGCACTGGCTGGACCTGCTCGGGCAGTACCTGCGCACCCTCGACGTGGACCCGGTGCTCCAGACCGCGGGCGCGCACCTGGGCTGGTTCGCCTCCCGGCGGCACCTGCCCGGTTCCAGCGCCGTGCTCACCGCGACGGACCTGCTGTCGACCCACTGGCGCACCGGCCAGCTCCCCACCGAGGACGGCCACCTGGGCCGCCTGCTGGCGTGGATCGAACCGCCCGCCGGGCAGGACGCCTGGACCGCCGCGGCCGCCGCCGAGCAGCGCCCGCCCGCCGGTCCCGCCAGCGACCCCGAGTGGGACCTGATGACGCTGCGCCCGGCGCTGGAGCGGGCCAAGCAGGTCGGCGACGTACGCCGGTTGAAGCTGGCCGCGGCCGAGGTGCTGGACCAGGCGTGGCGCGACACGTGGACCGCGCTGGACCTGGTCGGCCTGCTGCCGCCCGGCGGCCACACGGCCCAGCGCTGGGAGTCCGACCGCTGGTCGTGGACCCGGCACCGCGAGCGGATCACCGCCGGGACGATCCGGTTCGGCGGCAGGCTGTCCGACGTGCCCGCGTTCCGGTTCCTGCACGAGCTGGAGACGCGCACCGTGGCGCTGGAGCGGCAGATGGCGCTGGACGATCCGCTGGTGATGGCGCGCTGGCTGGCCACCGGCGAGGCCGTCGCCGGTACCGTGATCAAGCGCGACCTGGAGCACACCGTGACCAGCGCCAAGGGCTCGGCGCTGCTGCGGCCGCTGCTGTGGCTGCGCACGCACGGCTTCGACCGTCCTGCGGGCACCGAGCTGTGGCTGGGCCGGATCGGGCTGACCGTGCGCTCGTCCACCGTGGACACGGTCGAGCTGATGGTCACCAGCGGCGCGGTGACCAGGCCGAAGTTCAACCTGCTGCCCGAGTGCGACGCCGAGGTGGTGCTCGCCCCGTTCGGCCCGCAGCAGCACTTCCCCGACAACCTGCCCGAGGAGCTGCCGTGGCCCGCCCGCCCGGTGCGCCTGGCGGCGCCGTCGGCTTCGGACGACCGCGAGGACACCGGTGAGTGAGGCGGCGCGGCGGCACGAGGCCGCGATCGAGCAGGTCTGGGACCGGGTACGCGGCACCGACCGCGCCGTCGTCGTCGACTCCCCGCCCGGCGCGGGCAAGTCGACCCTGGTCCGCGAACTGACCCGGCGCCTGGTCGCCGCGGGCGAGCACGTGCCGGTCGTGGTGCAGACCAACGACCAGGCCGACGACCTCGTGATCGCACTGGCCGCGGGGGCCTGTCCACCGGCCGCCTGCACGGCACCGAGTGGACTCCCCCGGCCCGCTGGCCGAGGGACCGGGTGCGCACCGGCACCAAACTCGGCGAGCTGGGCGGCTGCGACGTCATCGTGGGCACGGCCGCGAAGTGGGCCTACGTCAAGGCCGACGACCGGGTGTGGCCGCTGGGGATCATCGACGAGTCGTACCAGATGTCGGCCGCCGCCCTGGTCCGCGTCGGGCACCTGTTCGACCGGCTGCTGCTGGTCGGCGACCCGGGGCAGCTCGCCCCGTTCACCGTCGCCGACGAGCACTCGGTGCGCTCGCTGGCCACCTGGCCGCTGGACACCGCGGCCGGCACGGTGCTGCGCCACCACCCGGACACCCCGGTGATCCCGCTGCCGGTGAGCTGGCGGCTGGCCCCGCACACCGCCCCGGTGATCTCGGACGCGTTCTACACCCGGCCGTTCCGCGCCGGGGCCGAGGCGCAGGACCGGCGGCTGGAGCTGCGTTCACTCGCCCACCCGGCGCTGGCCCAGGCGGCCGAGACCGGCTGGGCGCTGCTGGAACTGCCCGCCGCGCACGTGCCGCGCACCGACCCGGCCCTGGTGGCGGTGCTGGCCGAGCTCACCCACCAGCTCGTCACGGCCGACGCGTCGACCGTGGACCCGTCCGGCGGGCGGCCGCTGACCAGCGCCGACATCGCCGTCGGGGTGGTGCACCGGGACCAGAAGGCACAGGTCGAGGCCGCGTTGCAGCGGCTGGGCGTGACCGGGGTGACCGTGGACACCGCCAACCGGCTCCAGGGCCGCCAGTACGAGGTGGTGCTGGCGTGGCATCCGCTCAGCGGCCGCCGCGACGCCAGCGCGTTCCACCTGGAGGCGGGGCGGTTGTGCGTGCTCGCGTCCCGGCACCGGCAGGCGTGCGTCGTCGTCACCCGCGCCGGGATCACCGACCAGCTCTACGCGTACCCGGCCGCCGAGCCGGTCTGGCTGGGCACCGACCCGCCCCAGGTCGACGGCTGGGAGGCCAACCGCGTCTTCCTCGACCGCCTCGCCCCATTCCGCGTCTGACCCCCCCCACGCGGCCACGCCCCCCGGGGGGCGCGCGCCAAGATCGGTGCAGTTTCGGGGAAAGTGCAGGAATCTTGACCTGGATTCGTGCACTTTCCCCGAAACTGCACGAACGATCGTGGACGGCAGGTCGTCAGTTCAGCAGCGATGCGCGCAGGCGAGGTTCCAGCAGGATGCGCAGCAGGCGCGGATCGTGGCGGAAGACCACCTCCGCACCCGGTTGCGTCGCCGCGAGCAGCATCGCCGTGATCACCTCAGCGAACGGCTGCTTGCGGATGGTCAGCAGGCACTCGTTCATCCGTCGCCGGTCGGCCAGCCGCATGGCGTCATACCAGCCTGGCAGCGCTAGTTCGATCACCCGGCGCGCCTGCTGACGCCCTTCCACCAGCACCGCCCGGTTCAGCCGCAGCACCGCGATCGTGTGATGTCCTTTGTCCGTGCGCGGCCGGTACTCCCCCACCGACAGCGCCAGGGCCAGATGGTCGGCAGGATCATCAACCGTGGGGTCGATCAGCAGCGACTGCCCGTGACCATCCACGGGAACTGGTCGCCCTTGCCGTGGCTGTTACAGAACGAGCAGGCGAGCAGGTGGTTCAACCAGTCGAAGGTACGCAGCGGGTTACGTGACAGCGGCTCGTGGTGGTCGATGTCGGTGCCCTGGTTGTCACCGCAGTACATGCACCTGCTGATGCCCGGCGCGGCGTCCAGCAGCAGGTCCCGCAGGCTCTGGCGGGGCTGGGCGCGACGCCAGAGGCCTCTGGCGTGCCGGACACGGTCGGCGGCGGCTCCGATCTCGTTGTTCAGCTGCTTGGTGCGCACATCCAGCTCCACCGGGAGCGGAGGCCGGTTGATCCGGATCACCGGCCGTCACGCCCTGTTCTTGCTGAACCGCCGTGCCGCGTCCCGGGCCGCCGAAGCGGGTGAACTGGTCAGCTGCTCCTGCAATCGGGTATAGCGAGCGACCTCGTCGGGACTCGCCTCACCTGAGAGGACACGAATCTCAAGATCGCCGAGTTCACGGCGCAGCCGAGCCGCTTTCTCGGAATAAGGCTGATCCAGGCCGAACAGTTCGGACATGACCGCATCGTCGCCGGTGCCGTAGACGATCCGCTCATAGAGATCCTGATCGACGACTCTTGGCGGTTCCTGCTCATCCGGCCCAGGCAGACGGATCAGCCCACCGGGGTCTGCGGCCTGGCAGATGTACGGGCTGTGCGAGGTCACGATGAACTGGATCTGCGGGAAATGCTGTTTGAGCCAGATTCCGATGCGCTGCTGCCAAGAAACATGGAGGTGGGCATCGACCTCGTCGATGATCACCACGCCAGGGGCGCTGATCCGGGGCGTGCTGCCTGCCTCGTCGTACGGCAGCCGGTCGCCGAACGAAATGTGCAGCTGTTTGATGAGGTCAACGGCAAGCGCGGCCACAGTGCGATACCCATCGCTCATCTCCCGGAGCGGAAACCTGTGGCCTTTGTGTTCGACCCACAGCCCATCCGAATCGACCCCTCTGATCCGGTAACCGTCCGGGAGCAGGCCGTCGCCGAGGATGGAAAGTGCGATGCGTTTGAGTTTCTCGGCCCCCGGCTTCCGCTCCAGGGAGCGAAGGTGCTGGTCGATAAGCCAGCGCACCCCCTCGGCCAACGACGCGTCCTCATGGAAGAGACTCGCCGAACGCCCTGCGCCTGGACTGAGCATGAGCCGCTGTGCCTCACCTGAGCCCCCGGCCAACCGCCGGAACGGACCATAGGAGGCATGAAACCACCCGACTGGATTCTCGTTCCAGAGGCCGGAGCGAACCGCTTTGCTGGATGCGGCTGCCGCGAGCGCGGGGCGCAGCCCAGGGCTGTCGACCTGCTGCCTTTCCCATCGAAGGACTGCGGTGGCCGGCGGTTCCTCTGCGGATGCCTCGCTCGGCGGGACTTCGAGACCGGTCTGGCGGCGTTGCGGTCCCACCCGATCGAAGGGCCGCTCCCGCAGGACCTCCGCGGACGCCTCGGCTTCAAATTCGCCAGCGGTGATCCAGTTGTCGAAGTCGGGGACAAGGCTGTGCGCGACGGACGGGCCACACAGCGCCAACGACATCGCCCGCAGCAGGGTCGTCTTGCCGGAACCGTTGCGGCCCGCGATGACGGTCCACCCGGCACGGCTTCCGTCGGCTCGGGCCGCGAACTCCAGGTCCACGGCCCGAGCACCACTGAACCCGCGAACGTTGGTGAGACGTACGCGAGAGATGTACATGTGGATGCCCTCCGTCTACCGATAGAGCATTAGACCACCGGGATCAGGTCAGACGAGCCACAGCGGTGCGGATGCGCTCGTCGGTGGCGGTGAGGGCCACGCGGACGTGGCGGCCGCCGTTCGGGCCGTAGATCTCGCCGGGGGCGACCAGGATGCCGCGGCCGGCGAGCCAGTCGGTGGTGTCCCAGCAGGCCTCGCCCCGGGTGGCCCACAGGTACAGGCCCGCCTCGGAGTGGTCGACCGTGAACCCGGCCCCCAGCAGCGCGGGGAGCAGCAGGTCGCGGCGGGCGGCGTACCGGGTGCGCTGCTCCTCGGCGTGGGTCTCGTCGGCCAGCGCCGCGATCATCGCCGCCTGCACCGGGCCGGGCATGATCATGCCCGCGTGCTTGCGGACCGCCAGCAGCTCGCCGACCAGCTCGGGGTCTCCGGCGACGAAGCCGGCCCGGTAACCGGCCAGGTTCGAGCGCTTGGACAGCGAGTGCAGGGCGAGCACCCCGGTGTAGTCGCCGCCGCACACCGACAGCACCGACTCGGGCTGCGCGGTCCACGGCAGGGTCAGGTAGCACTCGTCGCTGACCAGGACCGCGCCGGTCTCACGGGCGTACGCGAGCCAGGCGCGCAGCTCGTCGACGCCCGCGACCCGGCCGTGCGGGTTGCCGGGCGAGTTGATCCAGATCAGGGCGGGCCGCTCACCGGCCGGCGGGGTGTCGGCGCGCAGGACCCGCGCCCCGGCCAGCCGGACGCCGACCTCGTACGTCGGGTAGCAGACCTCGGGGATGACCACGGTGTCGGCCGGTCCCAGGCCGAGCAGGCTGGGCAGCCACGCGACGAGCTCCTTGGAGCCGATCGAGGGCAGCACGGCGAAGCCGGGCTCGGCGCGGCAGGCGCGCGCGGTCCAGGCGGTGATCTCCTGGCGCAGCTCGGGCGTCCCGGCGGTCAGCGGGTAGCCCGGCCAGTCGGACGCCTCGGCCAGGGCCTTGCGGACGACGGCGGGCACCGGGTCGACCGGGGTGCCGATGGACAGGTCGACGATGCCGTCGGGGTGGGCCGCGGCGCGCCGCTTGGACGGCTCCAGCAGGTCCCACGGAAAGTCGGGCAGGCCGGCGGAGACCCTCCGCCGGCCGGAACCCATGGCGCCGGTGCTCAGTGCTCGCCTTCCTTCGGCGGCAGGCCCGCGACGAAGGTCGCGTCGGCGGTGATCTTGCCGATCTTGGACGCGCCACCGGGCGAGCCGAGCTCGTTGAAGAACTCGTAGTTCGCCGTCACGTAGTCGCGCCACTGCTCCGGCACGTCGTCCTCGTAGAAGATCGCCTCGACGGGGCAGACCGGCTCGCAGGCGCCGCAGTCGACGCACTCGTCCGGGTGGATGTACAGCATCCGGTTGCCCTCGTAGATGCAGTCGACCGGGCACTCCTCGATGCAGGCCTTGTCGAGCACATCGACGCACGGCTCGGCGATGATGTAAGTCACTGATCGTCCTTCCACGCACTCTTCCACGGAGCGCGCGCGCAACCCCCCGGCGGCCTAAGCCCCCGTGGGACGCGCGTGCTCCGCCGCTCCACGCGGCCAGACGCCAGCCTAGTATCCGGAAGAGGGAGGTAGGTAGTCAGTGTTGGCTAAGCACGATCTCGGGTCCCGAGTGGTGGTACGCCGGTTCGCCGGTTTCCGCGACGACCGCCCGCAGTTCACCGATGTACTGGGCGAACTCACCGGCCTCACCGACACCGAACTGATAGTCAGCACGTCTCAAGGCGTGGTCGTCGTGCCGCTGGCTCAGGTGCACCGGGCGAAGGTGGTCCCGGCCCGGCGCGGCCCGACCGCGCGCGAGGTCGCCGCGCTGGAGCTGGCCGCCGCCGAGGCGTGGCCCGCACCGGTGCGCGAG
This window encodes:
- a CDS encoding thrombospondin type 3 repeat-containing protein, with the protein product MLRRTLAITIAVAALVAATATTGLPASAAPERPTLKSLRLCDATACYLAWRAVDSDGDGACDADEIVAGTDPYDARSYPGMSLLVELTAARKLPSFETGQGTFAVIPADVLNAWAKDGRSTDGVFAYAKRADALARMGVSAELLAEWGLDPFRGLTVGLGATAKEGQVAPIGVGTLAVIRAATGFGQPYGASTVTAVKGDDGLPAQLIAYANGVKGIATYSAGAGNISFADGAGVHIGGKSTVNGKDADGNPMTTETVTDSDGRIESVVRTTRTDGGGWSQTYTESVEYNRDDTGKLTGVTITRVTTTFTQYGSGTGRTVHQCDASGGNCQDVTYPARGGGNGHEDTPSGDHGGASHGPSEGAEPAEPSNDDPEGHGDSHDPDDPNDNGPIHHSPDEDGYIESDYAGPAFISQEQVGQTLRLRGAAVNVVEGWRSPGLDRDPQFPNLGAIMLVTGDDDVFTVITEPDRVTSAQPEGRPDLPQPGLPGGSIPSGGCEHCYGG
- the dapE gene encoding succinyl-diaminopimelate desuccinylase, translating into MPNPLTPQVLVDPIALTRALVDIESVSGNEKEIADAVEEVLRERAHLRVDRIGHTVIARTELGREQRVVLAGHLDTVPIADNFPSTMDEKIMWGCGTSDMKSGTALALHLAATVAEPRYDVTYFFYECEEVEAVRNGLRIVAQERPELLTADFAILLEPTYGIVEAGCQGTMRAKVRTHGVRAHAARSWLGDNAIHKAGEALRRLSAYEAREVLIDGCRYREGLNAVRISGGVAGNVIPDECEIEVNFRFAPDRSVAQAEAHLREVFTGYDVEITDFAPGALPGLDAPPAAQFLAATGAAPAAKLGWTDVARFAELGIPALNYGPGDPNLAHKRDEHVELEKIEQGAALLRRWLVG
- the fdxA gene encoding ferredoxin; this encodes MTYIIAEPCVDVLDKACIEECPVDCIYEGNRMLYIHPDECVDCGACEPVCPVEAIFYEDDVPEQWRDYVTANYEFFNELGSPGGASKIGKITADATFVAGLPPKEGEH
- a CDS encoding TIGR00730 family Rossman fold protein, with translation MTNGNSRPARHRGSVTLRREAISTGTADQALLDSVGRPDWKVRDSWRTLRILSEFVEGFDTLSDLPPAVSVFGSARSAPESPECRLAERLGAALARAGYAVITGGGPGVMEAANRGCTEAGGLSVGLGIELPFEQGINEWVDIGIDFRYFFVRKTMFVKYAQAFVVLPGGMGTMDELFEALTLVQTEKVTRFPVVMMGVDYWSGLLAWMRERMLGTGKIDAADLDLLLVTDDVEEAVNHIVEADKLLTAEQQIRHGGPRG
- the dapC gene encoding succinyldiaminopimelate transaminase — encoded protein: MGSGRRRVSAGLPDFPWDLLEPSKRRAAAHPDGIVDLSIGTPVDPVPAVVRKALAEASDWPGYPLTAGTPELRQEITAWTARACRAEPGFAVLPSIGSKELVAWLPSLLGLGPADTVVIPEVCYPTYEVGVRLAGARVLRADTPPAGERPALIWINSPGNPHGRVAGVDELRAWLAYARETGAVLVSDECYLTLPWTAQPESVLSVCGGDYTGVLALHSLSKRSNLAGYRAGFVAGDPELVGELLAVRKHAGMIMPGPVQAAMIAALADETHAEEQRTRYAARRDLLLPALLGAGFTVDHSEAGLYLWATRGEACWDTTDWLAGRGILVAPGEIYGPNGGRHVRVALTATDERIRTAVARLT
- a CDS encoding DapH/DapD/GlmU-related protein, with protein sequence MSSTRLDQPAWGFGLATVSGEQTLEVWFPAGQLGLGTPTASAPDLKAAEPALPGLRTVPVAVSIASLADAPADTADAYLRLHLLSHRIVRPHQANLDGVFGLLPNNAWTSAGVCPPERVDELRLIERAAGRHLAVYGVDKFPRMTDYVVPAGVRIADADRVRLGAHLSAGTTVMQKGFVNFNAGTLGTSMVEGSISAGVVVGEGADIGAGASIMGTLSGGGKEVISVGQRSLVGANAGIGISLGDDCVVEAGCYVTAGSKVLLVETGETVKALTLSGASNVLFLRNSVTGAIEARPRTGTGIVLNAALHAND
- a CDS encoding AAA domain-containing protein; translation: MRTGTKLGELGGCDVIVGTAAKWAYVKADDRVWPLGIIDESYQMSAAALVRVGHLFDRLLLVGDPGQLAPFTVADEHSVRSLATWPLDTAAGTVLRHHPDTPVIPLPVSWRLAPHTAPVISDAFYTRPFRAGAEAQDRRLELRSLAHPALAQAAETGWALLELPAAHVPRTDPALVAVLAELTHQLVTADASTVDPSGGRPLTSADIAVGVVHRDQKAQVEAALQRLGVTGVTVDTANRLQGRQYEVVLAWHPLSGRRDASAFHLEAGRLCVLASRHRQACVVVTRAGITDQLYAYPAAEPVWLGTDPPQVDGWEANRVFLDRLAPFRV
- a CDS encoding AAA family ATPase, giving the protein MYISRVRLTNVRGFSGARAVDLEFAARADGSRAGWTVIAGRNGSGKTTLLRAMSLALCGPSVAHSLVPDFDNWITAGEFEAEASAEVLRERPFDRVGPQRRQTGLEVPPSEASAEEPPATAVLRWERQQVDSPGLRPALAAAASSKAVRSGLWNENPVGWFHASYGPFRRLAGGSGEAQRLMLSPGAGRSASLFHEDASLAEGVRWLIDQHLRSLERKPGAEKLKRIALSILGDGLLPDGYRIRGVDSDGLWVEHKGHRFPLREMSDGYRTVAALAVDLIKQLHISFGDRLPYDEAGSTPRISAPGVVIIDEVDAHLHVSWQQRIGIWLKQHFPQIQFIVTSHSPYICQAADPGGLIRLPGPDEQEPPRVVDQDLYERIVYGTGDDAVMSELFGLDQPYSEKAARLRRELGDLEIRVLSGEASPDEVARYTRLQEQLTSSPASAARDAARRFSKNRA